In Bacteroidota bacterium, a single window of DNA contains:
- a CDS encoding DinB family protein: MIKIDKPNEGEYAPYAIMYISLLPDDGDVISHLRNNLAAVKSFIVSLPGEKLTYRYAPDKWTIKEVLVHVMDTERIFAYRALRFARNDKTALPGYEQNDYVPYSRANDRSIDNIFREYSAVRVATLSLLESLSGDDFLRSGIANGNPASVRALAYQIAGHELHHMKIIKERYL; this comes from the coding sequence ATGATAAAGATCGATAAACCGAACGAAGGAGAATACGCTCCGTACGCGATCATGTATATCAGTTTGCTGCCGGATGACGGGGATGTCATCAGTCATCTCAGAAACAACCTTGCCGCGGTAAAAAGTTTTATCGTTTCGCTTCCCGGGGAAAAACTGACCTATCGATACGCCCCCGATAAGTGGACGATCAAAGAGGTCCTGGTGCATGTCATGGATACCGAACGCATTTTTGCTTACCGGGCCCTCCGTTTCGCGCGGAACGACAAGACCGCGTTGCCGGGATACGAGCAGAACGACTACGTTCCGTATTCACGGGCGAATGATCGGAGCATCGACAATATCTTTCGTGAGTACAGCGCGGTACGTGTGGCGACGCTGTCGCTTCTGGAGAGTCTGAGCGGAGACGATTTTTTGAGGAGCGGGATCGCGAACGGAAACCCGGCAAGCGTGCGTGCGCTGGCGTACCAGATCGCGGGGCATGAATTGCACCACATGAAAATAATTAAGGAGAGGTATCTCTAA
- the tatC gene encoding twin-arginine translocase subunit TatC → MAEEQAGTESNAREMSFFDHLEELRWRIIKGLSALVVASIACAFFSDFLVQDLLLGPLRAAHLKVQVLTPYGIMVLYMEVILFAGLILSMPVLLYQLWKFIAPGLMPNERQYIWRIVFFTSFCFLAGVVFGYFILVPTALTFFAGFGTQNIDLNIAADKYISFIMSLVVGAGLVFELPMISYFLTKLGFLTPAFMRHYRRHAIVVILIIAAIVTPTPDIVTQSLLAAPMFVLYEISIIVSKFAQKKDPETAS, encoded by the coding sequence ATGGCAGAAGAACAGGCAGGAACCGAGAGCAACGCACGCGAGATGTCGTTTTTCGACCATCTCGAAGAGCTCCGGTGGAGGATCATCAAGGGACTCAGCGCACTCGTCGTCGCGTCCATTGCCTGCGCGTTCTTCTCGGATTTTCTTGTGCAGGATCTCCTGCTTGGTCCTTTGCGTGCGGCCCATCTGAAGGTGCAGGTGCTTACGCCGTACGGGATCATGGTGCTGTACATGGAAGTGATCCTGTTTGCGGGGCTCATCCTGAGCATGCCGGTCCTGCTGTACCAACTCTGGAAGTTCATCGCTCCCGGCTTGATGCCCAACGAGCGGCAGTACATCTGGCGGATCGTCTTTTTTACGTCGTTCTGCTTCCTCGCCGGAGTCGTTTTCGGATACTTCATCCTGGTCCCGACAGCGCTGACATTCTTCGCGGGCTTCGGTACGCAGAATATCGACCTGAACATTGCGGCGGATAAATATATCAGCTTTATCATGAGCCTGGTGGTCGGCGCAGGATTGGTCTTCGAGCTGCCGATGATCTCGTACTTCCTGACCAAGCTCGGTTTCCTGACGCCGGCGTTCATGCGGCATTATCGCCGCCATGCGATCGTGGTCATCCTGATTATTGCCGCCATCGTCACACCGACGCCGGATATCGTCACACAAAGTCTGCTGGCGGCGCCGATGTTCGTCCTGTACGAGATCAGCATCATCGTCTCGAAATTCGCCCAGAAGAAAGACCCGGAAACCGCCTCATGA
- a CDS encoding DUF1304 domain-containing protein has translation MPSISKCLVGLVAAEHCYILWLEMFAWTTHGRKVFTSVPGDLFERTKVLAANQGLYNGFLAAGLIWSLIIQDSRWSQNVAAFFLSCVILAGIYGGVSAHKSILYKQALPAIAALLFLFW, from the coding sequence ATCCCATCAATCTCAAAATGTTTGGTCGGTTTGGTCGCCGCAGAACATTGCTACATTCTTTGGCTGGAGATGTTTGCCTGGACGACGCACGGGAGAAAAGTATTCACTTCTGTTCCGGGCGATCTATTCGAAAGAACGAAGGTCCTTGCCGCCAATCAGGGGTTGTATAACGGCTTTCTTGCTGCAGGATTAATCTGGTCGTTGATCATTCAGGACAGCCGCTGGTCGCAAAACGTGGCAGCGTTCTTTCTATCGTGTGTCATTCTTGCCGGAATTTACGGAGGAGTCTCGGCTCATAAATCGATCCTTTACAAACAGGCGCTTCCGGCGATCGCGGCGTTGCTCTTTTTATTTTGGTGA
- a CDS encoding ABC transporter ATP-binding protein, with product MSSVRLHNLSKSFGALRALAPLELEIHEGEFFSLLGPSGCGKTTLLRMIAGLETPSSGSILIDNSDITSLPPQRRNVGIVFQNYALFPHMSVFENVAYGLEAKKVPENEVYAKVQRILQKVHLQEKANVQVPLLSGGEQQRVAVARAVVVEPGVLLFDEPLSNLDYALRLETRTEIKRLQREVGITTIYVTHDQGEALALSDRIAVLKGGALQQVGTPDELYFRPGNAFTAAFIGHANLFSPAACSEYFGITSLMENESLAILPEEILLSGAGGKAQGRIIDKQFSGASVEYTLEAAGQLVKAVRPSSDKGFDGEVGGLVYLSLNESGQRKVRNE from the coding sequence TTGTCCTCCGTCCGCCTTCACAATCTTTCAAAGTCTTTCGGCGCCCTTCGGGCCCTTGCTCCGCTCGAGTTAGAGATCCATGAAGGGGAGTTTTTTTCGCTGCTCGGCCCCAGCGGCTGCGGAAAAACCACTCTGCTCCGGATGATCGCCGGGCTCGAAACGCCCTCCTCAGGATCGATCCTCATCGATAATTCCGACATCACATCGTTGCCCCCTCAGCGGCGGAATGTCGGCATTGTTTTTCAGAACTATGCTCTTTTTCCTCACATGTCCGTTTTTGAAAACGTCGCTTACGGGCTCGAGGCGAAGAAGGTGCCGGAGAACGAAGTATACGCGAAAGTTCAGCGCATCCTCCAAAAAGTCCATCTTCAAGAAAAGGCAAACGTTCAGGTGCCGCTGCTCAGCGGGGGAGAACAGCAGCGTGTTGCCGTCGCCCGTGCGGTCGTTGTGGAACCAGGGGTTCTGCTTTTTGATGAGCCGCTTTCAAATCTCGATTATGCTTTGCGGCTTGAGACCCGTACGGAGATCAAAAGACTTCAGCGGGAAGTGGGGATTACCACGATCTATGTGACGCACGACCAGGGGGAAGCCTTGGCGCTGTCGGACCGCATCGCAGTTTTGAAGGGGGGGGCCCTACAGCAGGTCGGGACCCCCGATGAATTATATTTTCGCCCCGGCAATGCGTTTACCGCCGCCTTCATTGGACACGCCAATTTGTTTTCTCCGGCGGCATGTTCGGAATATTTCGGGATCACTTCCTTGATGGAGAATGAATCTCTAGCGATCCTCCCGGAAGAGATCCTCCTTTCGGGGGCAGGGGGAAAGGCGCAGGGGCGGATCATCGACAAACAATTTTCAGGCGCGTCGGTCGAGTACACGCTTGAGGCCGCCGGACAATTGGTCAAAGCAGTCCGCCCGTCTTCGGATAAAGGGTTTGACGGGGAGGTAGGCGGACTTGTCTATCTTTCTCTGAACGAATCAGGTCAGCGGAAGGTCAGAAATGAATAG
- a CDS encoding T9SS type A sorting domain-containing protein produces MKRTLCILSIGFVLGIPFFASAQVTNLKIENVSSNFSMTSGDTFSWEYNCPTGATVTGEIWYDVNSNGIIDAGDVLRFAFTQTDGNNNPNSYGPPDEDGSLNGHVLFYQRLGVAPGKYVFRFTQNGSSVTEAGTVLALASPAHTISGHVTPPSGKSAENINVELHRHNGNGGNSAGLDFWDGYTNSSGDFQIAMDADTSGNPWDFQIQNNPYPPSILTPGDTSITIIGNPSGINLALQPANAQVAGYYKDDSGNPIQNDVFVQFNGSIGFNAYFVRDVPSDLNGLFQIGFLSSELSEQGGQHWTLSTYTNGDSITTSVIPSITLPVIHNGDSLFYNFVAYAVNSTITGKVEFNGGPISAPYEVQAINPDTGYSFGWTDNQGNFVLKVSNKISNYNLTIYGGLGPDLIANTVVVHPGETGAMLNITTTSVRDASAKVPAVFALSQNYPNPFNPTTEIQFTVPSDGRAVLKVFNVLGQEVATLFDGEAAAGKIHEVQFNASNLASGVYFSRLEFGGKVQMKKMILLK; encoded by the coding sequence ATGAAGCGCACTCTGTGCATCCTGTCCATCGGGTTTGTATTGGGCATTCCGTTTTTTGCTTCCGCTCAGGTCACAAACCTGAAAATTGAGAACGTAAGCTCAAATTTCAGCATGACGTCAGGAGATACGTTCAGTTGGGAATACAATTGCCCCACGGGGGCTACCGTAACGGGTGAAATCTGGTACGACGTGAACAGCAATGGAATAATTGATGCCGGGGATGTTCTCCGGTTTGCTTTTACACAAACGGACGGGAACAACAACCCTAATAGTTATGGTCCGCCGGATGAAGACGGAAGCTTGAACGGTCACGTACTGTTCTATCAACGGCTTGGAGTTGCGCCGGGTAAATATGTCTTCAGGTTCACTCAAAATGGAAGCAGTGTTACGGAAGCGGGGACAGTCTTAGCGTTAGCTTCTCCTGCCCATACCATTTCCGGCCACGTGACCCCGCCGTCCGGTAAAAGCGCTGAAAATATAAACGTGGAACTCCACAGGCATAATGGAAACGGCGGCAATAGCGCTGGACTTGATTTCTGGGATGGCTATACTAATTCCTCAGGAGATTTTCAGATCGCAATGGATGCCGATACCTCGGGTAATCCGTGGGATTTTCAAATTCAAAACAACCCTTATCCTCCTTCAATCTTAACTCCCGGAGACACTTCCATAACGATCATCGGGAACCCAAGCGGGATCAATTTGGCGCTACAGCCCGCAAACGCTCAGGTGGCGGGTTACTATAAAGATGATTCGGGAAATCCGATCCAAAACGACGTCTTTGTACAGTTTAATGGGAGCATAGGTTTCAATGCCTATTTTGTGCGCGATGTCCCAAGTGATCTCAACGGACTTTTCCAGATAGGGTTTCTCTCGAGTGAATTATCGGAGCAGGGGGGGCAGCACTGGACGCTGTCTACCTACACCAATGGAGATAGCATCACGACTTCCGTCATTCCTTCGATAACGCTGCCGGTCATTCATAACGGCGATAGTTTGTTCTATAATTTCGTCGCTTATGCGGTGAATTCCACTATCACGGGAAAAGTCGAATTTAACGGTGGTCCAATAAGCGCTCCGTACGAAGTTCAGGCAATCAACCCCGATACCGGATATTCCTTCGGCTGGACCGATAACCAGGGAAACTTCGTGTTGAAGGTGAGTAATAAAATCTCCAATTACAATCTGACCATCTATGGCGGTTTGGGGCCGGATCTTATTGCAAACACGGTTGTTGTCCACCCGGGTGAAACGGGGGCGATGCTCAATATTACCACGACATCGGTGCGCGACGCTTCGGCGAAGGTCCCGGCGGTCTTTGCGTTATCGCAAAATTATCCGAATCCATTCAACCCGACAACGGAAATTCAGTTCACCGTTCCATCCGATGGAAGGGCTGTATTGAAGGTGTTCAATGTCCTTGGCCAGGAGGTTGCAACGTTATTTGACGGCGAGGCGGCCGCGGGGAAAATCCACGAGGTCCAATTCAATGCGTCAAATCTTGCCAGCGGAGTTTATTTTTCCCGGTTGGAGTTCGGCGGCAAGGTGCAAATGAAAAAAATGATCCTGCTTAAATAA
- a CDS encoding NlpC/P60 family protein, with the protein MKRTDFLIFLFSWFLFLPGCSDLSRQNRRFTDAVDRINAQYAPDKKLAIFTVTVKRTNKGIALFGEVDDPAAKQALIAALSPLVKKITDDITVLPGADLGGRNRGIVSVGIADMRREPVDSSELLSQATMGSAVKLLKEESGWYYVQTADKYLGWMSGGSFTRCTKENADAWDHARKAIVVSTYASMRELPQAHSPAVCDLVAGSLVKSIGSVGAWTRVELPDGRKGFIPDLNLADFDSWEKNITPTPDGVERTARSLLGVPYLWGGTSTKAVDCSGFTKTVYRMNGVQLHRDAYQQAQEGVDVVPGEKFQNLRKGDLLFFGRKANGNRPCEILHVALYLKDRLFIHASGTVKINSLDPSSPIFDANKIRSFICARRIIPETPARPGIALHHE; encoded by the coding sequence ATGAAACGAACTGATTTTTTAATATTTCTTTTTTCGTGGTTTCTTTTCCTTCCGGGTTGCTCGGACCTTTCCCGGCAGAACCGACGCTTTACCGACGCTGTCGACCGCATTAATGCTCAATACGCGCCCGACAAAAAGCTTGCGATCTTTACCGTGACCGTAAAGAGGACAAATAAAGGAATCGCACTCTTCGGCGAGGTTGACGACCCCGCCGCAAAACAGGCTCTTATTGCGGCACTGTCTCCGCTCGTGAAAAAAATCACGGACGATATTACCGTCCTTCCCGGAGCGGATCTTGGCGGAAGAAATCGGGGAATCGTTAGCGTGGGCATAGCGGATATGCGGCGAGAGCCGGTTGACTCGTCGGAGCTTCTTTCTCAAGCGACGATGGGGAGCGCTGTAAAATTATTGAAGGAAGAGTCCGGCTGGTATTACGTTCAAACCGCGGACAAATATCTGGGATGGATGAGCGGTGGATCATTCACGCGCTGTACCAAAGAAAATGCGGATGCCTGGGATCATGCCCGCAAAGCGATCGTCGTATCGACGTACGCTTCCATGCGTGAGCTCCCGCAGGCGCATTCCCCGGCTGTCTGCGACCTTGTCGCCGGATCTTTGGTGAAGAGCATCGGTTCAGTCGGCGCTTGGACCCGGGTCGAGCTGCCGGACGGGCGAAAGGGATTTATTCCGGACCTGAATCTCGCCGATTTCGACTCGTGGGAGAAAAATATCACGCCGACTCCCGACGGCGTTGAGCGGACTGCACGGTCGCTTCTCGGGGTCCCGTACTTATGGGGAGGGACGTCGACAAAGGCGGTGGATTGTTCCGGGTTCACAAAAACCGTCTATCGGATGAATGGCGTCCAGCTTCATCGGGATGCATATCAGCAGGCGCAGGAGGGGGTTGACGTTGTGCCGGGAGAAAAATTTCAAAATTTGCGCAAAGGGGATCTGCTCTTCTTCGGCCGCAAAGCGAACGGGAACAGACCCTGCGAAATTCTGCACGTTGCGCTGTACCTGAAGGACCGATTGTTCATTCACGCGTCTGGCACGGTAAAGATCAACAGCCTTGATCCCTCCTCACCGATCTTTGATGCGAACAAAATACGATCGTTCATCTGTGCGCGAAGAATTATTCCCGAAACTCCGGCGAGACCGGGAATTGCGCTGCACCACGAGTAA
- a CDS encoding T9SS type A sorting domain-containing protein, with translation MKRLVLVLTAVVATCSFAQFSQQGGKLVGTGSTGSTPEQGSAVALSADGNTAVVGGWDDSAGVGAIWIFTRSGGHWSQQGPKLVGKDHAGTSNQGYSVGISADGNTVIEGGYYDNNRVGAAWVFSRTAGVWSQQGSKLVGNDYVFSFFPASYQGWSVGLSADGNTAIVGGYYDNHATGAAWIYKRTDTVWSQVGSKLVSSYYSGQAQQGYSVAISGDGNTVAVGGNDDAPYYGSAFIYVWNGTSWVEQGNKLVGGNNSAFGSAVALSSDGNTLVVGGSGDYNYASVGAIWVFARNADSTWVLRANELRPVNYTTGTPSIGCSVSLSSDGRTAIVGGVGDSSYAGAAWIFRPLDEPNDTEWSEIYKLPATDIVGTAFRGGSVAISGDGNTAIVGGYADSSYFGAAWIYATPNAPMPVELTTFTASSNSLSVELRWTTATEINNAEFEIERTPSLAGGQWIRVGAIAGAGTSNSPKSYMYKDLVNSPGAYEYRLKQIDRSGAFKYSQEVSILVGSAPAAFQLSQNYPNPFNPTTMFEFSVPTDGRARLQVYNAVGQQVATLFDGTAAAGEYHQVTFDGSHFASGIYFARLQFGDRSEMRKLLLLK, from the coding sequence ATGAAAAGATTGGTTCTCGTTCTGACGGCGGTCGTCGCAACTTGTTCCTTCGCGCAGTTCAGTCAGCAGGGGGGAAAACTAGTTGGCACTGGCAGTACCGGAAGTACGCCGGAGCAGGGCTCTGCTGTTGCGCTCTCAGCGGACGGAAATACTGCTGTTGTCGGCGGATGGGACGACAGCGCAGGTGTCGGAGCGATTTGGATTTTTACTCGTTCAGGGGGGCATTGGTCGCAACAAGGACCTAAGTTAGTCGGAAAAGATCATGCTGGTACTTCAAACCAAGGCTATTCAGTTGGCATATCGGCAGACGGTAATACAGTGATTGAAGGGGGGTACTATGATAATAACAGAGTCGGTGCCGCTTGGGTATTTTCTCGCACCGCGGGAGTATGGTCTCAACAGGGAAGTAAACTTGTCGGAAATGATTACGTGTTTAGTTTTTTCCCCGCTTCATACCAGGGTTGGTCCGTTGGGCTTTCCGCTGACGGCAATACTGCAATTGTCGGCGGTTACTATGATAATCATGCAACAGGTGCGGCATGGATCTATAAAAGGACGGATACTGTTTGGTCGCAGGTCGGAAGTAAACTCGTAAGCAGTTATTACTCTGGACAGGCTCAACAAGGATATTCGGTTGCAATTTCAGGAGATGGCAATACCGTTGCAGTTGGCGGAAACGATGATGCCCCATATTATGGTTCTGCATTTATCTATGTCTGGAATGGTACTTCATGGGTGGAACAAGGCAATAAGTTGGTTGGAGGCAATAATTCCGCATTCGGCAGTGCGGTAGCGTTATCGTCCGACGGCAATACTCTCGTTGTCGGCGGATCGGGCGACTATAACTACGCTAGTGTCGGTGCCATATGGGTATTTGCAAGGAATGCGGACAGCACATGGGTGTTAAGGGCAAACGAGCTCCGTCCTGTTAACTATACGACAGGCACTCCTTCGATCGGCTGTTCCGTATCCCTGTCCTCGGACGGTAGAACAGCGATCGTAGGCGGAGTTGGAGACAGCTCTTACGCTGGAGCCGCTTGGATATTTAGGCCTCTCGATGAACCGAACGATACGGAATGGAGTGAAATCTACAAGCTTCCAGCAACAGATATTGTTGGTACCGCATTTCGAGGAGGCTCAGTCGCAATCTCAGGGGACGGCAATACTGCGATTGTCGGGGGATACGCAGACAGCTCATACTTTGGAGCTGCGTGGATCTATGCTACTCCGAACGCCCCAATGCCGGTTGAGTTAACAACGTTTACCGCATCCTCAAACAGCTTAAGCGTCGAATTACGATGGACAACAGCAACAGAAATAAACAACGCTGAATTTGAAATTGAACGAACGCCGTCACTGGCAGGGGGACAATGGATCCGTGTTGGCGCGATCGCCGGCGCGGGAACTTCTAATTCGCCGAAGAGCTATATGTATAAAGACCTTGTCAACTCCCCCGGGGCCTACGAATATCGTCTGAAGCAGATTGACCGCAGCGGTGCTTTCAAATATTCGCAAGAGGTCTCAATTCTCGTCGGATCCGCGCCGGCTGCTTTTCAACTGTCCCAAAACTATCCTAATCCATTCAATCCGACAACCATGTTCGAGTTTTCCGTACCGACGGATGGCCGGGCAAGATTGCAGGTTTACAATGCCGTTGGCCAGCAGGTTGCCACTCTTTTTGACGGCACCGCGGCAGCAGGAGAGTATCATCAGGTCACGTTCGACGGATCACATTTTGCGAGCGGCATTTATTTTGCCAGACTGCAGTTTGGCGACCGGTCGGAAATGAGGAAACTTCTCCTTCTCAAATAG
- a CDS encoding iron ABC transporter permease has translation MNSGPKRFDNSSRVMLSVVVFFAAGYILFPLYALLKESLSSAGHGASLQTYAHLFRSTLPEAAFNSVAISILSVIGSGIAGTFIAYVFHFLDFPAKSFFSKIVLIPLALPPLVGVISFLFLVGESGMLSRILASVFGVAPAFFSVNGWTAIVLVHVYSFYVFFYLFVSAALSRMDGAMLDASASLGAARGRTIRTILLPALTPALVGSSLMTFMSSMASFSAPLLFGGTTRFLTLEIYTAKLNGDNSAAAGLAILLSVISVCLLLFLRWWQDSRIRSTSLKGVPRKANISHGKWTKRILLTLMSVLLILFALPVFTIVLISLVKEGSWTYQIFPDVFSVDNYRRFFSDARLVEPILNSIWMSLLAVIIVILVGVTAAFLIKTERFRGNRLLEIILSLPYGIPGTVIAVGLIVTFNRPTIFSFQSILVGTLWIMPIAYAVRNLPLLYRSAAAGLDALDPSLQEAAETLGSSKGRTVRKIILPVIMPSVISGILLVFINSVGEFVSSILLYSYGTRPVSVEILSQLRLFNIGGASVYGTLLTVLVMFVIALSNRFFRASFTS, from the coding sequence ATGAATAGCGGGCCAAAGCGGTTCGACAATAGTTCTCGCGTGATGCTGTCCGTTGTCGTCTTCTTTGCGGCGGGATACATTCTTTTTCCGCTGTATGCCTTGTTGAAGGAAAGCCTGTCGTCGGCGGGGCACGGAGCCTCTCTGCAAACCTACGCTCATCTCTTCCGGTCGACGCTGCCGGAAGCGGCCTTCAATTCCGTCGCCATTTCCATTCTGAGCGTCATCGGAAGCGGCATCGCCGGGACCTTCATTGCGTACGTGTTTCACTTTCTTGACTTCCCTGCCAAATCGTTCTTCTCAAAAATCGTTCTGATCCCTCTCGCACTTCCGCCGCTCGTCGGGGTCATTTCGTTTTTGTTTTTGGTGGGTGAAAGCGGAATGCTCTCCCGCATTCTTGCGTCGGTCTTCGGCGTGGCCCCTGCTTTCTTCAGCGTGAATGGATGGACGGCGATCGTGCTGGTCCACGTCTATTCCTTTTATGTCTTCTTTTACCTCTTCGTTTCCGCCGCCCTCTCCCGGATGGACGGAGCGATGCTCGACGCGTCGGCGAGCCTTGGCGCCGCCAGAGGGAGGACGATACGAACGATCCTCCTTCCCGCATTAACGCCCGCCCTCGTCGGCTCTTCGCTGATGACATTCATGTCCAGCATGGCATCATTTTCTGCCCCGCTTCTCTTCGGCGGGACCACGCGTTTTCTTACGCTCGAAATTTACACTGCGAAACTCAACGGCGACAATTCCGCCGCTGCAGGGCTGGCGATATTATTGTCGGTCATCTCGGTATGTCTTCTCTTGTTCCTCCGCTGGTGGCAGGATTCGCGCATACGCAGCACGAGTTTGAAGGGTGTTCCGAGGAAGGCAAACATATCTCATGGGAAATGGACAAAAAGAATTCTCTTGACGCTGATGTCCGTGCTGCTGATCCTTTTTGCCCTCCCTGTCTTCACGATCGTTCTCATTTCACTCGTGAAGGAAGGTTCCTGGACATATCAGATTTTCCCGGATGTTTTTTCGGTCGACAATTATCGGCGTTTCTTCAGCGATGCGCGCCTTGTTGAGCCCATCCTGAACAGCATTTGGATGTCGCTGCTTGCCGTGATCATCGTTATTCTTGTCGGCGTCACGGCGGCTTTCTTGATCAAAACGGAGAGGTTCAGAGGAAACCGTCTGCTCGAGATCATTCTTTCTCTTCCGTACGGGATCCCCGGGACGGTGATCGCCGTCGGCCTTATCGTCACCTTCAATCGTCCGACGATATTTTCATTCCAATCGATCCTCGTCGGAACATTGTGGATCATGCCGATCGCTTACGCTGTCAGGAACCTCCCGCTCCTTTACCGTTCAGCGGCGGCGGGGCTCGACGCTCTCGACCCTTCACTCCAGGAAGCCGCCGAGACGCTTGGCTCCTCGAAAGGAAGGACGGTGAGAAAGATCATTCTGCCGGTCATTATGCCCTCGGTGATCTCCGGGATCCTCCTCGTTTTCATAAACTCGGTGGGGGAATTTGTTTCTTCGATCCTCTTGTATTCGTACGGGACACGCCCCGTGTCGGTCGAAATTCTCTCTCAACTGCGCCTGTTCAACATCGGCGGGGCGTCGGTCTACGGCACATTGCTGACGGTTCTCGTTATGTTCGTCATTGCGCTTTCCAACAGATTTTTCCGGGCATCGTTTACCTCATAA
- a CDS encoding polyprenyl synthetase family protein — MKRLESIGLDEIKGPVSDELQGFGRHFKQAMRSNILLVDTIARYIVKQKGKRIRPILVFLAAKACGQITESTYRGATLVEILHTATLVHDDVVDDADTRRGLASINAVWKNKVAVLMGDYLLSAGLMLSLKHEDHYFLNAISDAVRRMSEGEILQIQKSRDLDIDEATYLKIISDKTASLLSTCTVIGAASATADASLRQIMRNFGENVGMAFQIRDDLFDYTSRKNIIGKPVGGDMKEKKITLPLIHSFRQAPKKESRRILKMIRNGAKGKDVDTVVAFAQQYGGIDYAVSKAEHYSEEARQCLRSLPGSDAKESLLMFVDFVMERTK; from the coding sequence ATGAAACGGCTTGAATCGATAGGTTTGGACGAGATCAAAGGACCGGTCAGCGACGAGCTGCAGGGCTTCGGCAGGCATTTCAAACAGGCGATGCGCTCGAACATTCTTTTGGTCGATACGATCGCGCGGTACATCGTCAAGCAAAAAGGGAAAAGGATCCGTCCGATCCTCGTTTTTCTGGCGGCAAAAGCGTGCGGACAGATCACCGAGAGCACATACCGCGGCGCAACGCTTGTGGAAATTCTGCATACCGCAACTCTCGTCCACGACGACGTCGTCGACGATGCCGACACCCGCAGGGGATTGGCGTCCATCAACGCCGTGTGGAAAAATAAGGTGGCCGTCCTGATGGGAGATTACCTTCTTTCTGCCGGCCTCATGCTTTCGCTGAAACACGAAGATCATTACTTCCTCAACGCGATCTCGGACGCCGTCCGGAGAATGAGCGAAGGGGAAATCCTGCAGATCCAGAAAAGCCGGGATCTCGACATTGACGAAGCGACGTATCTGAAGATCATCTCGGATAAGACCGCTTCCCTCCTTTCGACGTGCACCGTCATCGGCGCCGCAAGCGCTACCGCCGATGCATCGCTCCGTCAGATCATGAGAAACTTCGGTGAGAATGTCGGGATGGCATTCCAGATCCGCGACGACCTGTTCGATTACACAAGCAGAAAGAACATCATCGGCAAGCCGGTGGGCGGTGACATGAAGGAGAAGAAGATCACGCTGCCTCTGATCCATTCGTTCCGCCAAGCGCCGAAAAAGGAATCGCGCCGGATTCTCAAAATGATCAGGAACGGAGCCAAGGGGAAGGACGTGGATACGGTGGTGGCGTTCGCCCAGCAGTACGGCGGTATCGATTACGCGGTGTCAAAGGCCGAGCATTACAGCGAGGAGGCGCGCCAATGCCTCCGTTCCCTCCCCGGTTCGGACGCGAAAGAATCCCTTCTGATGTTCGTCGACTTCGTGATGGAACGGACGAAGTAA